Proteins encoded in a region of the Campylobacter geochelonis genome:
- a CDS encoding MetQ/NlpA family ABC transporter substrate-binding protein gives MRKILVGAALASLFIVGENAEKLVVAATPVPHAEILKVIEPQLKKAGFELEIREFNDYVIPNLATEDGEVDANFFQHTPYLDEFNKNKGTHLIKTVGVHLEPMAVYSKKIKDLKEIKDGAKVSIPNDPTNESRALDVLATAGLIELNDVALKTPLDIVKNPKNLKFTEIEAATLPRTLDDVEIAVINTNFAMNAGLNPTKDALAIESKDSPYVNIVVVKAGNENSAKTKALNEAITSKEVKEFIETKYKGAIVPAF, from the coding sequence ATGAGAAAAATATTAGTTGGCGCAGCTCTTGCGTCTTTATTTATAGTTGGCGAAAATGCCGAAAAATTAGTAGTTGCAGCTACTCCAGTTCCTCACGCTGAAATTTTAAAAGTTATTGAGCCGCAACTTAAAAAAGCTGGTTTTGAGCTTGAAATTCGCGAATTTAATGACTATGTTATACCAAATTTAGCTACTGAAGATGGCGAAGTTGATGCAAATTTCTTTCAACATACGCCTTATTTAGATGAGTTTAACAAAAACAAAGGTACCCATTTGATAAAAACTGTAGGCGTTCATCTTGAGCCAATGGCGGTTTATAGCAAAAAAATCAAAGATTTAAAAGAGATAAAAGATGGTGCAAAAGTTAGCATACCAAACGACCCTACAAACGAATCGCGAGCTCTTGATGTGTTAGCAACTGCTGGGCTGATTGAGCTTAATGATGTGGCTTTAAAAACACCACTAGATATCGTTAAAAACCCTAAAAACCTAAAATTCACAGAAATTGAAGCTGCAACATTACCAAGAACTTTAGATGATGTTGAAATCGCAGTTATAAACACAAACTTTGCTATGAATGCTGGTCTAAATCCTACAAAAGACGCACTTGCTATAGAAAGCAAAGACAGCCCATACGTAAACATTGTCGTTGTCAAAGCTGGCAATGAAAATAGCGCTAAGACAAAAGCACTAAATGAAGCGATTACAAGTAAAGAAGTTAAAGAATTTATTGAAACTAAATACAAAGGCGCGATAGTTCCTGCGTTTTAA